A genomic region of Chlorobaculum parvum NCIB 8327 contains the following coding sequences:
- a CDS encoding 3'-5' exonuclease, which translates to MQRASADSVVVLDFETTGLSPQYGDRAIEIGAVLLENGVIVDRFQRLMNPGFRISPFIESYTGITNEMLKVEPPCEEVMAGFSDFIAGHNIVAHNASFDRRFLDFELKRARRAYEGDCCCSLLLSRRIYQDAPNHKLQTLVNHAGIPKVGSFHRALADAEMTAHLWLSMIDRIRQHYGVQAIFFDQLTELSKIDKLYAHRYLTDLANG; encoded by the coding sequence ATGCAACGTGCGTCGGCTGATAGCGTGGTGGTGCTGGACTTTGAAACAACGGGCTTGTCGCCGCAGTATGGTGACCGGGCCATCGAAATCGGCGCGGTGCTTCTCGAAAACGGCGTAATCGTCGACCGTTTCCAGCGGCTGATGAATCCCGGCTTTCGGATCAGCCCGTTCATCGAGAGCTATACTGGCATTACCAACGAAATGCTCAAAGTCGAGCCGCCCTGCGAAGAGGTGATGGCCGGGTTTTCGGACTTTATCGCCGGGCACAACATCGTGGCGCATAACGCCTCGTTCGACCGGCGCTTTCTCGACTTCGAGCTGAAACGGGCGCGCCGAGCCTACGAGGGCGATTGCTGCTGCTCGTTGCTTCTGTCGCGGCGGATTTATCAGGATGCTCCGAACCACAAGTTGCAGACTTTGGTCAACCATGCAGGCATACCGAAAGTCGGCAGCTTTCACCGCGCGTTGGCTGACGCCGAGATGACAGCGCATTTGTGGCTGTCGATGATCGACCGCATCCGCCAGCACTACGGTGTTCAGGCGATCTTCTTCGACCAGCTCACCGAACTTTCGAAAATCGACAAGCTTTACGCTCATCGCTACCTCACCGATCTGGCGAATGGATGA
- a CDS encoding TPM domain-containing protein, with protein sequence MKPTLSEHERRRLDLRVAETEKRTGTQIVLSVIQRSDAYAELPWNAFALGASVAGLILFLLHWRLYAWYPEASLLIVVVGILAGGALLALLTVMMPRFAKLFLSDYRAEVEVQQYAKALFLDRELFATRQRTGILLLVSLFEHRVVILPDKGLGKRLKEDDVNNMIAAMTSLLKRRQVAQAFDAGLDYLSRILTATSPELHSDELPNDIIEEEGV encoded by the coding sequence ATGAAACCAACGTTATCAGAGCATGAGCGCCGTCGCCTGGATCTACGCGTCGCTGAAACGGAAAAGCGCACCGGAACCCAGATCGTTCTGAGCGTCATCCAGCGTAGCGACGCGTATGCCGAGTTGCCATGGAACGCTTTCGCTTTGGGCGCGTCGGTCGCCGGATTGATCCTGTTTCTGTTGCATTGGAGGCTCTATGCGTGGTATCCGGAAGCGTCTCTACTGATTGTGGTGGTGGGCATACTGGCGGGTGGTGCGCTTTTGGCGCTGCTGACGGTCATGATGCCGCGATTTGCAAAACTGTTCTTGTCCGACTACCGCGCCGAAGTTGAGGTGCAGCAGTATGCCAAAGCGCTGTTTCTGGATCGCGAGCTGTTTGCCACCCGGCAGAGAACAGGCATTCTGCTGCTGGTCAGTTTGTTCGAACATCGGGTTGTGATTCTGCCTGACAAGGGGCTGGGCAAGCGTTTAAAGGAAGATGATGTAAACAACATGATCGCGGCAATGACTTCATTGCTGAAGCGTAGGCAAGTCGCCCAAGCCTTCGATGCCGGTCTGGACTATCTGTCCCGAATACTCACCGCCACCTCGCCTGAACTCCATAGCGACGAATTGCCCAACGACATTATCGAGGAGGAGGGAGTATGA
- a CDS encoding HAD family hydrolase has translation MKYRLIVFDFDGTLADSEQSIMEAMRLVARDFRLSEIDPAIVRRGIGLPLQRTIEMGLGLEADDAAEAVERYRKYYKEIAFDTTSLFPEVKETLELLQREYLLAIASSKSRQGLLSMMQHLGIFQHFASIAGAQDVQRGKPAPDMVQLSLARLAVPAERCLVVGDTVFDIEMGQRASADTCAVTYGNHSAEELRGVNPTWLIDSFEHILSCLHGGGEAD, from the coding sequence ATGAAGTATCGTCTCATTGTGTTTGATTTCGACGGCACGCTGGCCGACAGCGAACAGAGCATCATGGAGGCCATGCGGCTGGTGGCGCGTGATTTCAGGCTGTCGGAGATCGATCCCGCAATTGTCCGCCGCGGGATCGGACTGCCGTTGCAGCGTACGATTGAAATGGGGCTTGGGCTTGAAGCCGATGATGCCGCTGAGGCGGTCGAGCGTTACCGGAAGTATTACAAGGAGATCGCTTTCGACACGACCAGTCTGTTCCCGGAGGTCAAGGAGACGCTGGAGCTGTTGCAGCGGGAGTATTTGCTTGCTATCGCTTCCAGTAAAAGCAGGCAGGGGCTTCTGTCTATGATGCAGCATCTCGGCATTTTCCAGCACTTTGCTTCCATCGCCGGAGCGCAGGATGTGCAGCGGGGCAAGCCAGCGCCCGACATGGTGCAGCTCTCGCTGGCGCGCCTCGCTGTTCCGGCGGAACGGTGCCTCGTCGTGGGCGACACGGTGTTCGACATCGAGATGGGCCAGCGGGCATCCGCCGATACCTGCGCCGTTACCTACGGGAACCATTCTGCCGAGGAGCTGCGCGGGGTGAATCCCACCTGGCTCATCGATTCGTTCGAGCACATCCTGTCGTGCCTGCATGGCGGCGGTGAGGCGGATTGA